GCATCAGATGCTCTTCATGATGAGAGATTCCAACGAAGATGTCCATCTGTGCAAGGATCTGTAGTGGAGATCCTCACTGGCCGACCTTACAGATGTATGCATTGTAATAACTCACTGAATTGTATGAGATGAGAAAGAAAGAAGTATGCTGTTTGCCCAGAAACAGCTCTACTCTTATCCGTTGCCTGGTACCGCATCTCatccccatttaaaggggttgtgccaaaaaCTTCTAAAGTCTAAAgtatatttttatcaattaatctATCTCCCATTCCTCCtccttagattttttattttacctaattttcagttttctcttatcccccgtgcttgaatcctacttcctggtatgtcatgccttagggcagtgagatgtgtcTGGACGTCAGCATGACATGTGATACTAGTCACACCCCATGTTCTTACCAATGAGGCTTCCTACGTCCTACATTctaagtgtccattcacacgtccgtaactgttttgcggtctgcaaattgcggatccgtaaaacacaggcaccggccatgtgcgttccgcgttttgccggcactatgatagaaatgccttttcttgtccgtggctgtggacaagaataggacatgttctatttttttttttttttttttcgtggccgcggaacggaagtgcggatgcggacagcacacggtgtgctgtctgcatcttttacggccccattgaaaatgaatgggtccgcacccgtccattatgcggacgtgtgaatgaaccctgtcTCCAATGCAGGACATAACCAACAGCAACTGATTTGTCACTGGTCAATGGTAGGCTAATAATGtttgataaatggtggtatttTGGGGAAAATCATCTGTTGGGCGGGATACTTttttatattagtggcacaacccctttaagttaattgaactgagctgcaatgccacacACAGCCCATTGGTAAGAGTGGGGTGGTTTCTGGAAATAAACAAATCCTTTAAGTCCATTCAACCCCACTGACTCCCCAGCTGCTACATTACCTCTTTCCGGCCATTGATTATTTGCCATGAATTACTCTCTTCattttaaagaggttctgcagcagctggagtGTATATGATATAatatttaaaggtgttttccagtaCTTACATATAgaagacctatccttaggatgggtcctcaatatcagatcagcactcTGCACCTCCACCGATCTAGTGTTCTGGTCAGCCACAGAAAACATACATACAGGGGAgggagctggaagcagaaggctccatgtACTGTGTGGTGGCTGTGTCACAGTACTCCAGGTGCAGAGCTATTCAGGTGAGTAAGAGCTAATCTGCACTACGTTGGTGctggaaactacacagtggacagagccttcTGTCCACTATATAGTTTCCGGCACCATTGGCTGCCTgaaacatctgattggcgggagtgcccggtgtcggatccccactgatctgatagtggtgacctctcctgaggatagattgtcaatatctaagtactggaaaacccctttaaagggcttgtcttcaTGAAACATGCCCTGTGAGTTCCCTGTACACAGTAGATATATCGGTGTGACACCGCTGGCAGTCTTATGTCTGGGGGGACTGTAGAATCCACCTATTTTATCCTATTCCTTTCCCTATAGATAAATGGCACCCAAAGTCAAAAGTCGACCATGTTTGCTCAGTGCCTGTTAACAGAAACATCATAGATGAATGTTGGATTCTGCCAATAGCTAttttcttgtagaaaaaaactgaTTTCTCCAGCACTCCTTAAAAATCAGTCTTTTATTGTAAATGCATTAAAACGTCTTAAAAAAACTTGTCCTTTCTTACGACATCTCAACTACATTGGTATACATTCTCATGTACTCTAAGCCTCGTGTAGAGTTGCCAGGTAGTATCTTCTTTGTTCTGTCCAATTTTCTGCTGGTGACTAGGAAGCAAATCCTATATACAAAAGCTTTATAGTCGGCAACGTGATCACTCATTTATTCATCTAGTTATTTTATTTGTTTGGAGGATTACTGCTGTTTGTTCCTACAGGACATAATTGAGGTGATGTCTTGTAATGGACCTCTTAGACAAGCGCGTTAATCGGGTAATCCGGGATAAGAAAAACACGACTGCTTTCTTcttaaaacagcgccacacctgcccACTGGTTGTGTGTGATATTGCACCATTCACAGGGGCagactaggaacttaaagtggccctggaaaaaatactaaaagtggccccgttttgtagtcaggtCTAAATTGATGGAAGTCAGGGCCAACATAAGTAGGcgaggccagcaataccatattgtggcacattatacctccCAACAGAGCTAAATACCAGattgcatcacaaaatactgccaccaacagcacaaaatacatccccaaaaacttccactggctggccattaggagggctcaggcggccccctgggcataggcccaccgggaaatttccctgtaaggtctatggataATCCGCCCctggccattcacttcaataaacCAAAGCCACAGACACGATCCATGAACAGctgttggaagaaagcagccaggtTATTttaattctggacaaccccttcaataacTTCTGTACGGTTATCATAAAAAGCAGGTCTGAAGTATTGGACAcacaaataattatttttataaaagGTTTAAAGTGAAGCTCCGGGGGCTGCAATTCAAAATTTGTCATCTAGTCTCCCACCTATAACACCTCATTTATAGCACTGGAGCAGAGGAACCTTTTGAGCCCCCTCGGGCTCCAAGACCCAGGTACATCCCGGCTAGCAGACAGCTAATAGGACAGGGTTTGGCTAATGTGTGGGCCAGGAGCCATAGGAGGTACAGAGGCAGCAGTCTCCGGTTAGGCCCCTGTGCCTGAGAGGACCCAAAGGCTCTTCCACCACATAGAGGTGGATGAGTCCTCTAATGTACCCCTTTAAGCCTCACATTTCATATGAAGGCATATGGAGCTCTGTTGGACTCCATACGTCCGGTGGTATTTTGTCTTGGAAGCCTGTCTAGCAAAGTACGAAGGCTGTATGTCTCCATAGTACTAAATAGCTGCCCAGTCTTTATTCACTGATCCATTGCATTAACCATAGACCTACAGCACAtttcgatttttttatttattttttattgttttttacacTCTAGCAGTATGATCATCCCCGCTCTATAAGGAAATAGTATCAGAAGTCCTTTTGATTAAGTCCATTAAGCTATAGAATAAATAATTCATTACACACTATCCCTTTTCCATTATGTTTTAGATCAACAGAAAGAAATGTCCCAACATGACGAAGAAATGAACGGTAACTTAGGATACAAAGATTCTGCTGACCAATCGCTTTACTCATTCCGAAGAGAACCAAGCTACTTCGAAATTCCTACGAAAGACTTTCAGCAACCAGCCAAATCTCCAGAGACTCAAGTCCATGAAATCCCTACTAAAGACACAGACACCACTACTCCCCCCGTGGTGCAGAGCCATGCCTCTTTCACCATTGAGTTTGATGACTGTCGACCCGGCAGAATAAAGATTAAGGACCACGTCACAAAGTTctcaatgagacagaagaagccaGGGTTAAAGGAAACCGGCCCAAATGAAATGATGTCTGTTGAAAATAAAGTAGCTGACTGGTTGGTTCAGAATGACCCAAGTTTAATTAGAAGGGCAACTCCTGGAGATGATGTTTACAGTACGAAGAGTGACCTTGCCATCCACATTAGCAATCTCAAAGGTAAGTTGGTAAAATTAGAATGCCATCGTTTGTAAAGGTGTCCATATATATTAGAAGAAACTAGGTCGAACCCCCCAATTTTAGAGAGATTGTCCGAAGGATCTAATATGTTTTGAGTGTGTTTAGTTAACAGTCAACTTTCTAAAGTGTATGGATggcctaaagggcatctgtcagcagacttgtacctatgacactggctgatctgttacatgtgcgcttggcagctgaaggcatctgtgttggtcccatgttcatatgtgtcggcattgctgagaaaaatgaagttttaaatgagcctctaggagcaacgggggagttgccgttacacctagaggttctgctgtctttgcaactgccacaccctctgcactttgattgacaggaccaggcagtgtaaatgtgatcatgcCTACctttgacttctcctaaagtcaaagtgcagaggacgcagcagttgcagagagagcagagcctctaggtgtaaagacaacacccccattgctcctagagtatcatttgcatgtattaaaacttcagcaatgagggcacatatgaacatgtaaCCAATAGTGTTgaccgaacttgtgttttcaggtTCGGCAtataaggttcaggttatctaagaattccgttaagttatggtccgtggtagcggaatccataatggaatttttAGATAACcccaacctgaaccttgtacgctgaacttgaaaacaaaagttcgctcatccctagtaaccaacacagatgccttcagctgccaagcgcacatggaacaggtcagccagtttcatagggacaaatctgctgacggatGCCCTTTAAGGGTAGGGTTCTTTTCCCCATGCATTGGGTTCTCTATGTATTTTGATGGTGTGTGTATCTACAGAGTCCTAGGTAGGTCTTTATTCACCAGGAGACAAAGATTCAGTTCACTTTGTTAACCCTATATCTAAATACGCTGAGTGGCTTATTGCCATCCACTCTCTAGCTAAACATGTCTTGACATTTCCATCACTCTGCTAGTGGATAATAGTTCCATTTAACATAAGAGCAAATTCTGTAAACCCCTGGCTTGACAGTTTATCAATCTCTGTCTTGCTGGTGTATGGTTTTGAACCATTAAAACTCCACATTGCAACCTGCAGATGGAAATGCATTATTACTCTAAGTGAAAAATATTAAAGCAGAATATCTGCAAAGTCCATAAACCCTACAGGGGCATGTGAGGATCCCCCTCTATGAACCAGAATGGAGAACTACCCTGTAAGAGAGCACCTCTTGTTCTGCTCTTACAGATTTGTTGTCCATATATTACATGGTTGGCCAATCATTTCAATGACCACCATGTTATGAGTTACGTGGTTGTGAGTTACGTGGCAAATGAGATGTTTGCCAGGTGACCAGACCCTTTGTGAAACGCATCTCCTTTTTGAAACCGGTTGCTTCCGAAGAGCCAATCCTTTTTATGTGTTCAATATGCAATGCATTCTGTCCACTGCTTCAGGTAACCGACATGAAGATGGCACTCAGAGCGATTCGGAAGATCCAGCAGGACCTGTTCCAGAAAAGGAGAATGCAGAGACTGATCAGGCCAAGCTTCAACGGCAAATAAAGCGAGAGCCTGAAGAACTGCTGCACAATCAGCAAGCATTCGTGATAGAATTCTTCGATGACGATGCACCTCGAAAAAAGAGGTCTCAGTCCTTCACACACAGTGCAAATGGCTCTCAAAATGAGGCTGAACTTGCCAACAAAGgcaaaaatgacaaaaagaaaagcGTCCTAACTGCAGAAAAGCTGACCACTAATGGGACAACCACAGCCCCTGTAgttccaaaaccactggtaaactcTTCATTTCCTCAAAGGTCCAATTCTTTTCGGAGAGAAAAGGGTGAGGATCGAGTAAATACTACTGGCCCTGTAACTGCAAAGCCTCCAGTGAAGAGTTTTGGTAGCATTGGGAAGAAATCCAAGCTTGCTCAGGAATTTGTGGAAGAGTATTTGCGGGAACAAGCGGAGGTCTTAAAAGATTCGATGGAAAAACCTATGATGTTGCCATTGTCAACAATCATCAcaccaccagtcagccatcaagtACAGTCTTCCTTAATGGGGCCATCAGCTCCACCATCTGCGACAGAACCGTCTGAATGTAGACCAGTGAGTGTAAAGAAAACAGAAGAGGAGGACAGCCTGAGTGATGCGGGGACGTATACTATCGAAACAGACAATCAAGATAAAGAAGTTGAAGAAGCTAGGAAGATGATAGACCAGGTAAAAGTGAAGGctgattttgtttttccttagttGATCACAGGAAGACTATGTTGATCTTAAGATTCTGTATAGATTTGTTTTTCCTATTAcagtttcttaatttttttttaaggaagCAAAGACAAGGCTGAATACCGTAAATAGATTGAGCACTGAGGTCCCCTTTACAGTAGGATCCAAATAATAATCCTGGGTATAGTCGTGGCAGAATTGACACAGGGGAACGggagttaaaggagttttccaaaacTTTTTTACTATGTTTTGGATAGGTCCtccgtatctgattggtgggggtttgacacccggggtacccgccgatcagctgcttgagaaagcACTGGCACTCACAGTAGTGACATGGCCTTATCCAgttttgcctaggccatgtgtgTGTTCGTTGGTGAAgctgagtctttttttttttttttttaaccgaccAGTTTACCCACTTCAGGGGGGGACTGAATAGCCACTTTAATTCTGCAAACTGTATCCTATTCCTAAGACTGTAATATGACCACTGCAGGCTTTGAAAGGGTTGTCCAGTTTAGAAAAAACACTTTCATACACCCTATTAGGCAAACCTACCCTATTAGGGAAACTGCTATAACTGTATGTGGTGCCATTCTTTTACTATTCCCACATGAAATTTATGACTGAACTGCCAGCAGTCAgaaataaaggtccagctgggcgTTACCGGttgtgggtgtgtccctgcacagtctgacactatccaatcactgctgccagtgtcagactgtgcaaagACACTCctccagctggacctttattgcggACTGCTGGCCGCTTAGTCATAAATTTTTGTCTAAACAATTAAGAAATGGCACaaaatagagtcataagaatagatatttcagaattattattacatggggaatgcaagtaggagctaaatcagacatgtcaggagaggcgacaggtccACCTTAATATAGATACTAAGCTGTGTGTGGTCAAGGATAATGAAGATAATGTTACATAATTATCCTATTTCTTCACTTGTAGGTTTTTGGAGTCTTTGAACCTGAGGAGTATTCCAAAATTTCTTCTGTGATTTACAGACCAGTCATCAAACTAGAGAAGGAAGAAGCCTTTCTTAATGAAAACAGTATGATTCACAAACCTGCAAGTCTGCCAACAAGTCATTCTGTCAAAATGAATAGTGATCTTCAACCTGATGTCCAGGTAAGTTCATAAGCCATCCTTGACCGGTTGTTGTAGTTGTGTATGAACCTTTGTAGTTAAAATTTGAATTGTAATTTTCTGCAGAGTGGAAAATCGCCTGGCTCCAGTAGAAGTGGACAAAAATGGGTTTCTAGGTGGGCAAGTCTTGCTGACAGCTATCCAGATGCCTCACCGACGTCTCCATTAGATGGTCAGATGATTGGATTACTGGCAAATGAGGGTAATGAGCTCAAGCACTCATAGTAATAGACTGATGTCTAAAAGAATGCCTACATTATGACTTGTTAACAATACATACCATTTACCagtagttaaagggcatctgtcagcagatctgtacctatgacactggctgacctgttacatgtgtgcttggcagctgaaagcatctgtgttggtcccatgttcatatgtttttgtgttgctgagaaaaatgatgttttactatatgcaaatgagcctctaggagcaacgggggcgttgccattacacctagaggctctgttctctctgcaactgctgcgccctttgTAATTTGATCGACAGGACCAGACAGTGAAAATGTCattatacaaatctgctgacagatgccctttaataaaatcagaacatatataataatattaaaaaaaaaatgtaaaatataatgTAAATAATTATAGACCATTGTTTAGTTCTGTTCACTCAGACCATCAGGGGAGTAGTGTTAGGAGgtgtagatgcagcagttggacctgaactctggtgactgtggaggtctaAAGGCCCATTTGCCACCTAAGAAGacatcagtattataaatggcacatgataGGTTGGGGCCATGTGACCATTTTTGCATTAGGGCTGAGGTCTTTCAGGTATCACCTACGCTTCAGGAATGCCTACAAAAGGAACCAGTATAGAGTTCGGTCAGCATTTTAGACAATGCTGGTTGTAAGTCACTAAATTGTCTTTAGCCATCATGAGTAGCCTGTTCTTTTTGGAAATTGTCCAGCTTCGACCCTGGAAATTCAATTTGGGAAGGTTAGAGAAGGTTCATATAACAAATTTTACCACCTTCGTCTACTATGGAAATTATATCATCAACGTATTGACTTCCTTCTGTTTTTAGATATTGACCATTCCGAAAATAGCGAAGGAGATCCTGCATTCCCTTTAAGGACAAGGCGGCTTCTTCCTCAACTTCCACCAAATGACAAATCTGAAAGTCCAACACCAACTATTTTTCTCTGTACTGAGTCTTACTCGGAAGTTGCTCAGAAAACATTGATTGAAAACGAAGTGAAAACGGTCTCCTCAGGTCCAAACAGTCTGCTCTTTATACAAGAAGATTTGGATCCGGACAGCCTTAGCGACACAAGCAAGTCTGATGATGGTGTCCTGTCTAGCAGAAAATCTAACCAACTTCCAACAACTAAGTGGAGGAGAGAGGACCCCAGAAGTCAAGAACAAAGTGTCCAAAGAACAAATAAACTTTCTAATGAACCAAAGTCTACTAGCTTTTATGTTGGAAATGAAATTGAGGTTGAAAGTTTATCCCATGCCAATTCCATGTTATCCAATGTAGAGATGCACAAACCATACAAAGCTCATGATATGCACGTAAAGCCAAAAGGAAACCAACAAACCGTGCAAGAAGCCTCAATTAttacaaaaatagacaatcagTTGTTGAAAAAAGAAAATGGACAAAGCAGAGATTCGTTTGTTAGGCAAGAAAGTTTTACCAAAGACAAATCCAGCTGCAACATCTCTTCCAACAAACTTCCCAACATCTCAACCCACCCATTGCTTAAAGATATGAATGTTACAAAGCCGAGCACCGACTACAGTCGAGAGACGCAGCAGATTCTTAAAGAAACTGAAAATGCCTTGGCTGCTCTTGAAGCGAAGCTCTTCTCTCAGAATCATGTAGATGATGATATAGAAAATACGCCTTGTCCTCCAGATGATTCCTTGTCCGGAGATTCAGATGTGGATACGGCAAGCACAGTCAGTTTGGTTAGTGACAAGAATGTACCAAGTCATCCTCAAAAGGGCAGGGTTGTGGGTCTTCACAAAGAAAAGTCTTCTTCTACATCTTCCATACAAGATCAATACGGCCAGCCAAGTGCCAGAGACAGACTCTCAGAAAAAAGGAGAATGGGTCCTGCAGATGGAGGTAGCAGAAAAGAAGTAACCAAAAGGTTTGAAATGAAGCGCAGTACTGGAACGCGTGGTTCCTTGGATTTCACAGATGAAGAAAGAAGTACTAGTCTTCCTTACATATCCATTCCAGACACCGTATCTTCAGATTATGAAAATTCCTCCTCAAGAAATCTGTCAAGAAGGAGACCCTTTGCTCAATCGACCAAAGAGGATATAAGTCGAATATC
The sequence above is drawn from the Bufo bufo chromosome 11, aBufBuf1.1, whole genome shotgun sequence genome and encodes:
- the CEP170B gene encoding centrosomal protein of 170 kDa protein B isoform X1, giving the protein MSATSWFLVSSSGTRHRLPREMIFVGREDCELMLQSRSVDKQHAVINFDNEKDEHRVKDLGSLNGTFVNDVRIPDQRYITLKLNDVIRFGYDFNMYVLEQIQHKVPEEALKHEKYTSQLQMSLKTPITSRPEQNKEPPPHVDSMLGKQEKADKKAPSGEPSIYRTPLYGQPSWWGDDDANNKHEKSEDQQKEMSQHDEEMNGNLGYKDSADQSLYSFRREPSYFEIPTKDFQQPAKSPETQVHEIPTKDTDTTTPPVVQSHASFTIEFDDCRPGRIKIKDHVTKFSMRQKKPGLKETGPNEMMSVENKVADWLVQNDPSLIRRATPGDDVYSTKSDLAIHISNLKGNRHEDGTQSDSEDPAGPVPEKENAETDQAKLQRQIKREPEELLHNQQAFVIEFFDDDAPRKKRSQSFTHSANGSQNEAELANKGKNDKKKSVLTAEKLTTNGTTTAPVVPKPLVNSSFPQRSNSFRREKGEDRVNTTGPVTAKPPVKSFGSIGKKSKLAQEFVEEYLREQAEVLKDSMEKPMMLPLSTIITPPVSHQVQSSLMGPSAPPSATEPSECRPVSVKKTEEEDSLSDAGTYTIETDNQDKEVEEARKMIDQVFGVFEPEEYSKISSVIYRPVIKLEKEEAFLNENSMIHKPASLPTSHSVKMNSDLQPDVQSGKSPGSSRSGQKWVSRWASLADSYPDASPTSPLDGQMIGLLANEDIDHSENSEGDPAFPLRTRRLLPQLPPNDKSESPTPTIFLCTESYSEVAQKTLIENEVKTVSSGPNSLLFIQEDLDPDSLSDTSKSDDGVLSSRKSNQLPTTKWRREDPRSQEQSVQRTNKLSNEPKSTSFYVGNEIEVESLSHANSMLSNVEMHKPYKAHDMHVKPKGNQQTVQEASIITKIDNQLLKKENGQSRDSFVRQESFTKDKSSCNISSNKLPNISTHPLLKDMNVTKPSTDYSRETQQILKETENALAALEAKLFSQNHVDDDIENTPCPPDDSLSGDSDVDTASTVSLVSDKNVPSHPQKGRVVGLHKEKSSSTSSIQDQYGQPSARDRLSEKRRMGPADGGSRKEVTKRFEMKRSTGTRGSLDFTDEERSTSLPYISIPDTVSSDYENSSSRNLSRRRPFAQSTKEDISRISSNAQKIQQALTRSNSLSTPRPTRASKLRRARLGEASDNESADAERLNVSSEASSSAKSSSESKKLSRLDILAMPRKRTGSFNVPSDSETYTPRTGFSGRSVDHSYTNRKPAMAEAKQPVKKPVVPTPKQPLTRARSGSVKYSSSSSSRRRQQGSDYISTSEEEYGSNHSTPKHKRSHTSTATQTPRTPNVPVRPRQSTLQDDDDDDQEVYNNFMAQSEEIAEIARLSQTLVNDVASLAKEIHDVAGDGDSQSSSGTGNSTSISSIPNTPGPIISAREEILKRTSQRPYPSQLVHHIPEASLNYQKVPPGSTGLKDFDQSVNDYRDEDPMKRRARNREEVIFDNLMLNPVSQLSHTICSNTEILTEKMKVLFLNKEKSWEEIEAKMNSENEVPILKTSNKEISSILKVLRRVQKQLEVINAIVDPAGHFEVIPTNKKIPPVTQTSAPQARTNSTVSKIETRQPVRLRNYMQKSSSGSSRSPESSFGRDEEDAYV
- the CEP170B gene encoding centrosomal protein of 170 kDa protein B isoform X2; protein product: MSATSWFLVSSSGTRHRLPREMIFVGREDCELMLQSRSVDKQHAVINFDNEKDEHRVKDLGSLNGTFVNDVRIPDQRYITLKLNDVIRFGYDFNMYVLEQIQHKVPEEALKHEKYTSQLQMSLKTPITSRPEQNKEPPPHVDSMLGKQEKADKKAPSGEPSIYRTPLYGQPSWWGDDDANNKHEKSEDQQKEMSQHDEEMNGNLGYKDSADQSLYSFRREPSYFEIPTKDFQQPAKSPETQVHEIPTKDTDTTTPPVVQSHASFTIEFDDCRPGRIKIKDHVTKFSMRQKKPGLKETGPNEMMSVENKVADWLVQNDPSLIRRATPGDDVYSTKSDLAIHISNLKGNRHEDGTQSDSEDPAGPVPEKENAETDQAKLQRQIKREPEELLHNQQAFVIEFFDDDAPRKKRSQSFTHSANGSQNEAELANKGKNDKKKSVLTAEKLTTNGTTTAPVVPKPLVNSSFPQRSNSFRREKGEDRVNTTGPVTAKPPVKSFGSIGKKSKLAQEFVEEYLREQAEVLKDSMEKPMMLPLSTIITPPVSHQVQSSLMGPSAPPSATEPSECRPVSVKKTEEEDSLSDAGTYTIETDNQDKEVEEARKMIDQVFGVFEPEEYSKISSVIYRPVIKLEKEEAFLNENSMIHKPASLPTSHSVKMNSDLQPDVQSGKSPGSSRSGQKWVSRWASLADSYPDASPTSPLDGQMIGLLANEDIDHSENSEGDPAFPLRTRRLLPQLPPNDKSESPTPTIFLCTESYSEVAQKTLIENEVKTVSSGPNSLLFIQEDLDPDSLSDTSKSDDGVLSSRKSNQLPTTKWRREDPRSQEQSVQRTNKLSNEPKSTSFYVGNEIEVESLSHANSMLSNVEMHKPYKAHDMHVKPKGNQQTVQEASIITKIDNQLLKKENGQSRDSFVRQESFTKDKSSCNISSNKLPNISTHPLLKDMNVTKPSTDYSRETQQILKETENALAALEAKLFSQNHVDDDIENTPCPPDDSLSGDSDVDTASTVSLVSDKNVPSHPQKGRVVGLHKEKSSSTSSIQDQYGQPSARDRLSEKRRMGPADGGSRKEVTKRFEMKRSTGTRGSLDFTDEERSTSLPYISIPDTVSSDYENSSSRNLSRRRPFAQSTKEDISRISSNAQKIQQALTRSNSLSTPRPTRASKLRRARLGEASDNESADAERLNVSSEASSSAKSSSESKKLSRLDILAMPRKRTGSFNVPSDSETYTPRTGFSGRSVDHSYTNRKPAMAEAKQPVKKPVVPTPKQPLTRARSGSVKYSSSSSTQTPRTPNVPVRPRQSTLQDDDDDDQEVYNNFMAQSEEIAEIARLSQTLVNDVASLAKEIHDVAGDGDSQSSSGTGNSTSISSIPNTPGPIISAREEILKRTSQRPYPSQLVHHIPEASLNYQKVPPGSTGLKDFDQSVNDYRDEDPMKRRARNREEVIFDNLMLNPVSQLSHTICSNTEILTEKMKVLFLNKEKSWEEIEAKMNSENEVPILKTSNKEISSILKVLRRVQKQLEVINAIVDPAGHFEVIPTNKKIPPVTQTSAPQARTNSTVSKIETRQPVRLRNYMQKSSSGSSRSPESSFGRDEEDAYV